AATATCAGTATTGTCATTAAGCAGACTTGTAGCATACAGCAGTTTAGTAGAAATTTCAGCAATAAAACTCAAAAGACTAATCAAATGGATAGATACACGAAATTATGGATATGGATAGATGGGACGGAATAGGAAAAGAAGAGATAGGAAAACAAAAATTTCCTTTTAAAAAAGAATTAACTCTCATTATTCTTCGGTATTAGTATAAGCAATCTTGAGAATAAATTAATAATCTTTATACCAAAAACGAGATAAAAAACAACAATTTAATTTAAGAATTAAGCTAATTTAAAACATCAACTTTCCTATATTATACACTATAAAACTTGTAATCCAAGCGGTGGTGAGGCTAATAAAGATTGAAAAGAAAGCCCATTTAAAGCTATCTGTTTCCTGTTTTATTGCAAAAATTGTTGCTAAACAGGGAGTATATAGTAATAAAAATACTAAAAATGCATAAGCAGACAAAGGAGTAAAGCTATTTTTAACAATTGAGGATAATGTAATATTTTCCTCTTTTTCTTCCTCCGGTTTAATTAATTTAAATGTAGAGAGTATATTTTTAAACAGCTGAATATTTGCATCTAAGAATGATACTGCTATCTCCTTTACACCTTCTGTGAAAGATAATTTTTTATTTTCTTCCTGCTCTGCAAGCTCCGGAGCATATATATTACCCATAGTAGATAAAACTACTTCTTTTGCTACAAAACCTGATAATAAAGCACCGGCACTTTGCCAATTACCAAATCCCATAGGTTCAAAAACAGGAGCAATCGTTTTGCTTATGGTTCCAAAAATTGTATTTTCTTTATTTTTTTCTCCAAAAGGGGTATTAAGTAAAAACCATACAACAATAGAAGTAGCAAAAATAAATGTTCCGGCTTCTAAAATAAAAGATTTGGTTTTAATCCAGGTATTTAAAAATATATATTTCAAAGTAGGAAATCTATAAGGCGGAAGTTCCAAAATAAATGTTTCTGTATATGTTTTAAACATAAATTTATTGAGAATAAAAGCTACAATTACAGCCATAAAAACACCAAGAAGATATAAAGAAAGTAGCACCAAAGAGCCATACTCTCTAAAAAATAAACTCACAAAAAATGTATAAACGGTTAGCCTTGCACCACAAGACATAAAAGGTATCATAAGAATAGTTAAAATCTTTTCTTTTGGAGATTCTATTGTTCTGGTAGAATAAACTGCCGGCACATTACAACCAAAACCTATAATAAGAGGTATAAAAGATTTTCCGCTTAAACCTACTATACTCATAAATCTATCCATAAGAAATGCAGCCCTTGCCATATATCCGGTTCCTTCCAAAATAGCAATAAGTATATATAAAACAAATAAAACCGGCACAAAAGCAATAACAAAACCAACCCCACCTATTACAGCTTGTGTAACAAAAGATTTTATAAATTCAGAAGCCCCTACGTAATCAAGTAAAGATATAGCCCATACCGAGATAACATTGGATAAAACATTATCAAACCAATCAACAAAAGGAGAAGAAAATGTAAAAGTAATTTCAAAAACAAGCCATAACAAAAATAAAAATATAGGTATTCCCAAATATTTATGTAAAAATATCTTATCAAGTGTAAATGTAATATCTACTTTATCTTCTCTTTTCTTTTTTACAACCTGCTCATATACACTAATAACAATTGAATATCTTTCTTCAACAATAATAATATCTATCTCTTTACCGTAAATTTTTTCTAAATCTTTTCTTATTTTTGCTACAAACTCTTTTATATTTGGATTTATCTCAATATCAAGATTATTTTCAAGCAGAGCAATTGCTAAATATCTCTTTGGATATAATGAGAGTAAAACCGGTTGATATTTCTCTACTACTTCAATAATTTTTTTTAGATATTCTTCTATATCTGTCTCAAAATGCTCACACTGGATGAAATTTTTATTTTGATAAATTTGTATAATACTATCTAAAATTTCCGTTATACCTAAGTTTTCTTTTGCAGATGTTGGGATAGCTTTGACGCATAAAAGTTTTTCAAGTTTTTTGTAATCTATTTCATATCCTTTTTCTACTGCTTCATCCCAGATATTAAGAGCTATAATCAGAGGTATTTCAAGCTCTAAGAGTTGAATTGTAAGATATAGATTTCTTTCTAAATTGGTAGAATCTACAACATTTAAAATAATATCTGGCTTTTCTTTTATTAAAAAATCTATTGCTATTTTTTCTTCTGCCACTTTATTAGATAAACTATAAACTCCGGGTAAATCAACAAACTCTATTTTATAACTTTTATAATCAATAACTGCTTCTTTTTTTTCTACCGTTACACCTGCCCAGTTTCCAACTTTCAGATTTGTTCCGGCTATTGCATTTAGCAGAGCAGTTTTACCAACATTAGGATTTCCGGCTATTGCTACTCTGATAATATTATCCATTATCTTCCTCTATAACTATATTTTTTGCCTCTTTTCTTCTAAGAGCTAAGCAATAATCTTTAACTTTTATCTTAATAGGGCCACCGAATAATCCATTTTGTAGCACTTCTACCTTTTGCCCCGGTATCAATCCAAGTTCATATAATCTTTTTTTCATACATCCATCACAAACAATATCTTTAATAACTACTTTTTTGCCTTCTTCTACATCTGCCAACCTTTTTTCGCTCATCTTCTCTCCAATTTAAAACTAAATCTCAATTTTATTATATAACAAAATAAGCCCGATTCAATGACAAAAAGCAATAAAAAATCATATATAATTTATTTTATGAAGATTTTATTGATAGAAGATGATTTAATACTTGGTGAAAGTGTTAAGGAATATTTAGAGCTAAATGATATTGAAGTAGTATGGATTTATGATGATAGACAGTTTAAAGATGTTCTAAAATTTAATCAGTTTGATGTAATGGTGATAGATTTAATGCTACGATACAATAAAGGTGAAGATATTATTGAATGGATACGGGATAATAATATCAATACTCCTATACTTGTCCTTACTGCGAAAAATAGTATAGAAAGCAAAGAAGAATGCTTTAACAAAGGAGCAGATGATTATTTAGTAAAACCTTTTGAACCAAAGGAGTTATTACTCAGATTAAAAGCATTATCAAAAAGAAAAAAAATAGAGCAACTCATAAAAATAGGAGATATTTTAGTAGATTTAGACAATAAAATCATTAAAAAACAAAATGAAGAGATAAAAATATCAAAAACAGCCTGGAAGATACTTTATCTACTTATAAGCAGAAGAGGAGAAATAGTTGATACAGAAACTATACTCAATTATGTATGGGGAGATAAAGCAGTAGGAGATGAGATAGTAAGAGCTTATATAAAAGAACTTAGAAAAATCTTGCCTCCTGATAGCATACAAACTTACAAAGGAAGAGGTTATAGATTAGTTTGAAACTACAAACAAAAATTTTATTGGTTTTTTTTATATTGATTACAATTGTTTTTGCAGTTATAAATTTTGTGGTAATTATTTTTTATAAAAATATTCAGGATTTTTATATATCACAGATTTCACAACTTGGTGTTAAATACTCTTTACCGGATTATATATTTAAAGATTTTTTTAGTGTGCTTTTTTTATGGGAAGCTTTTCTTATTTTGAGTTTGAGTTATCTTTTTTATAAGATTTTAGATTATAGTATAAAGAAAGAAGAAGAACAAAAAAATTTTTTAGAGCTGATAATTTTGATGATTTCTCATAAATTCGGAAATTTTTTATCGGTTTTAAAAACAAATTTAGAGATATTAAAGATAAAAAAAGAGGATAAAGTTATACAAAGATTAGAAAGAACTATCGGATATATGGAAGAAGATTTTAAATCTATTATAAATATTTTGAAAAATCTAAAACAGAACATAGATAAAAAAGAGCCGGTAAATATTAAAGAAATTATAGAATATCAGATTAATCTATTTAAACCGGTAGATAAAAAAATATATTTAAGATTAAAAGATAAAAAAATAGTAGCCACTAGATTAAATATTGAAAATATTTTGTTTTTACTGATTGAAAATAGTATTAGATACTCAAAAGAGAAGATATATATAAAATCATGTAAAAATGCAATATTTATAAGAAATGATATAGCTACTACTACAAAAGGAACCGGTATAGGATTAAATATAGCCTCTTATCTTGCCGAAAGAGAAAAAATAAAAATAAAATATAGAGAAAAAAATAACAGATTTATAATAGCAATAGTTTTCACATAATTTTCACGATTTTTGATAAAAAATAGAGTATAGTTATAATAAAAAGAAAATCCGGAGATAAGGTTGTATTATGTTAAGATTTAGAATTTTAATATTGTTATTATTTATAACATTTGGCATAAGTATAGCCGGTAGTATGCAAAATTATTGTCAACTTCCTACTTACATGTCTACACAAGTATCTCCTAATGTACTTATCATAGTAGACAAAAGTGGAAGTATGAGTTGGGCTGCATATTATAAAACATGGTCTAACTCTAACAAAGTTAGTGAGATAGGGTCATACAATTCTAATACTACTTATGAAGGATACTTCGTTCCAAATAAAGTTTATGAAAAGGTAAATGGTGTATGGCAAGAAACAACTAAATCAGAAAATTGTAATTTAACTTTAAACAGTAATTATTATTGGTATTATCGTCAATACTATAATTATTATTCAATATCTGGCACTTGTTCAGGGAATAAATTAAATTTTGCTTTAATGGCAAGAATTGACCTTCTTAGATGGGCTATGACAGGTGGAAGACCACAGGGATGTAGTAATTTTACTGACCAAAACTGTGACCCGGATTTAGCTTGCACAGGAACAACTTGCACATTAGAATTAGATAATAAAAAATTAGTTCAAGTCCCTAAAGATAGAGTAAAAGGAGTAATTCAATCTCTTGAAGAAAAGAAAACTAAACCAAGATTAGGAGTTATGTTTTTTGATACAACACCCTACAGTGATAAAGTTTATATAGGCGATTATCCAAATGGGGAGAATGCAGACAAAGACCATCCATATACATATACCAAAAGAGCTATAAATTATGTTAGTCCAAGCGGAGATACCGGAACAGGCCCTGCTATGTGGGAAGCTTATGATTATTTTAAACAATTAAATGAGCATAATATTACAAATGGATTTGATATACAATCCGGAACTTATAAAGATCCTATTTATGTTTGTGATTATCAAGGTCAAAATTGTAAACCGGCTCCTTGTGCAAAAAACTTTGTAATTCTTTTGTCAGATGGACAATGGAATACAGGAATTAATGGGAATACTTCATGTTCTATAGAAGATGGTTATGAAAATAATTCAACTGACCCTGTTGTTCCTGCTTATTGGATGCATAAAAAATTAGGTAGAACTTATGGAAATTATAATATTTATGTTGATTCTGTTTATACTGTCGGATTATTTTTAGGGGGTACAGGTGAAAAATCTTTAAAAAATGTAGCTATGTATGGTTCATTTGACCCATCAAAAGACTGGCCAGATAATCTAAGTGGGTACTCTCAAAATACCTGTGGTCCAGTTGATGATTGTTGTACAGGGTCAAATTGTGGAAAAGGGTCTGCATGTACAGACCTTCCGGCTTCATCTCCCGATTGGGATAAAGATGGAAATGGAATTCCTGATACTTTCTATTCTGCAAATAATGCACAAGAGATGAAAGATTCACTTTCCAGTGCCTTTGAAAGTATATTAAATAAAGTTTCATCTTCTTCTACCGTAGGAGTTCTTACCGGTGGGAAAGGTGATAATGGTGCTTTGGTAGAACAAGTTGTATTTTATCCTGAAAAATATTTCGGTAATAATTACAAAGTAAAATGGATTAGTAAATTAATTACACTTTGGGATTATAAATCTTCACTTGCATCAAACATAAGAGAAGATACTAATAGTAATTTTAAACTTGATTTAACAGGAGATAAAGCTATTAGTTATGATCTTGATAATAACGGTAATTTAGTAATAAAAAAATGTTCCGTATATGCAGATGGTTCTACTAATACATCTGATTGTCAAACTTATACCGGAGATATTGGTAAAAATAATATAAATTATCTAATAGATGTAGGTGAAAAATTAAAAGATAGAAGTTATAGTGATAGAAAAATATACTCTATTGATGAAAATGGAAATTTTAAACTATTTACATCTTCCAATGCATCTTCATTTGATACACTTCTTGGAACTAATACATCAGAATTCCCAAGTTGTTTAAAAGATACCAATGGTAATATAAAATATGGAGATTTGATAGATTATATACTTGGAAAACAAATATACGGATGTAGAAACAGAAAGGTTGATGATAATGGAAACACTTGGAAACTTGCCGATATAATGAATTCATCTCCACAAATAGTTCATTATGATAACTATGATGTTGTATACGTTGCATCTAATGATGGAATACTTCATGCATTTAAACTCGGTAAATATGAAAGTTTAAATCAAACTGACCAAGTTGCCCAGTTGACAGGTGATAATATAGGCAAAGAACTTTGGGGATTTATACCTAAGAATGCATTACCTTATTTAAGATACCTTGCAGACCCTAATTATTGCCATATATATCTTAATGATTTAACACCATATATTTTTAATAGTATTTCCGGTAAAAAGATATTAATAGGTGGATTTAGACTTGGTGGTGGATGTGGTTATAACTGTAGTGGTGACCAAAGTAGTTGTAGCAATCCGGTAAATCCACCGTCCGATACTTGCACATCATCTTCTTGTGTAGGACTATCTTCTTACTATGCACTTGATATTACAGACCCTGAAAACCCTAAGTTCTTATGGGAATTTACTTATAAAGATTTAGGATTTGCATATTCAGGTCCTGGATTAATCAGAACAAAAGAAAATGGTGTTGATAAGGAATACATTATATTTGCATCCGGAATGCATAACTACTCGGCACAATTCGCAAATGGTGCAAATAATGAAACTGACAGAGAATTGAAAATCTATGTTTTAGACTCTAATACAGGACAACTTGAAAGAACAATATATACCGGAATACAAAAAGCTTTTAGTGGAAGAATATTTTCTGAAGGACTTGATTTTGATGGTGATGGATATACAGATTATATTGCATTTGGATATACACAACAATCCGGTAGCAATACAAGTTTCAAAGGTGGAATAATACTTCTCGGTGGGAAGAAGATAAATAATAATTTATATCCATTTAAAAATGCTTCTTCTGTAAGTGATTGGAGTTTTAATAATTATACTTCATTTAAGATAGATGATAAAAATACGGTAGATATAAATCCGGTAACGACAAAAGTTGAGTTTATGAAATGTTTTGACAGATGGTATATCTATTTTGGAACCGGTAGATGGTTTAAAAAAGATGATGATTGGGAGGTTAATAGAAATACGTTATTCGGTGTTCCTTTTGATATAAAGAGCGATAATAATGGACAATATATAGATTTCATAACAACAACACAAAATGTTACAGACGAAAGCAATGTTTCAAATATATGCACAAGTAGTAGCTCAATAGGATGGTATATCAATTTAGACCCTGCTGATAGTAATACTTATAGTTTAAAAGAAAAGAATTTATCTGACCCGGTAGTAACAACTCAAAACCTTATAATATTTACAACAACTAAACCAAACGGTGATTTGTGTGGATTTGGTGGTAATACAAGAGTATGGACTCTAAATTGTGCTACCGGCGGACTACCTTCCGGATGTAGGGGTGATTTATATCAAGTATCAAATGTTGCTGGAACGCTTCTTTTACAACTTTCCGGTAGTAATATACAAGAAATTAATATTGCAAATATTGCCGACACCGGCAGAGTGTCCAATTGGTATAAAGGAACTCCACCGGAAGGTGCTTCGCCGTTTATTCAGTACGGAAATAGAAGAGGAGAAATTATATTATGGATAGAAAAATAAATGGATTTAGTTTAATAGAACTTTTGGTGGTTATTGCTATAATGACTATTATTTTATCTATTGGTATTCCTAATTTTTTTAGATGGATAGAAACATACCGGATAGAAAGCGATACAAAAAATATTTATGCCTTTATCCAACAAGCCCGTATGAAAGCTTTTACTGAAAAAATAAAGTTAGATATTGTTTTGGAAAATTCTAACACACCCAATAGATTATGCTTAAAATGTGATAGTAGTGATGATGATTGTAAAAATGAATATGGAACAAATTATATACAATGCATAGATTTAAAAAGACCTTTTAATGGAAATCAAGTAAATATATCAAAAAGAGGAACACTTAATGGAGGCCCTGTATATTTTTCGTCGCAAAATGATTCAGAGTATGATTGTGTAAGAGTTAGTGATATAAGAGTAAAAATGGAGAAATGCAATGGAAATCCTTAAAAACAATAAAGGTTTTACGCTTATTGAAAGTTTAGTTGCATTAGTTATTCTTGCTATCGTTTTGCTTGGACTATTAACCGGTTTGATGGTTGCTATTGATATGAATACGAGAAATATTTTAAGAGATGAGGCTGTAAAAATAGCAGATAAATATGCAGAAATATGTAAAAACGATATAACTAAATGCACATCATCAACAGAAGAAAGACAATTTAGAAATTTTAAGGAACAATATAATATTGATATTACAATAGATATTCCAACTGTTACAAATGTGAAGATAGTGACTATAAATGTAACTTGGCAATATAGAGGCAAAAATTATTCTCATACCACAAAAACAGCGGTAGGTGGAACATGAATAATAAAGGGCTAACTCTAACCGAACTATTAGTAACAATAATTATAATCATTGTAGTATTAGGTGCAGCATATCTAACATATATAAAAATACTTAAAGGATTCAAACAAGAAAGTGAAAAAACTGCTACACAGATAGAAAATATAGTAGGTCTTGAAATGCTAAGACTTGATTTGGAACATATAGGATATGGCATACCAAAAGATGAAAATAATTTAATAATAGAATGGAAAGATGACCCAGATAAAACAAAAAGATCATTAACATTAAGAATGACCTTAAACAATACAAACCAAAAAACAAGAGGCTATTTAATATCACAATGCAATAGTAGTAATAAACTTAATATTACCTATGATGGAAGGGAAGATAAAAGTAATAATTATGTAGTCTTAATAAAAGCTGAAGATAGAAGTTTCGTTGATAAAGCTGCTGATATTTCTAATATAAGTTGTGAGTCTGACAAAGTTTATATTGCTTTTCCTATAAGAGACGAAGTATATAATGGAACATCTAATGCTTGCTCTGTTTCTTATTGCGAAAAAATAACATATAAACTCTCTGAAGAAACCAATAAAAATAATGAAGATAGTGTAAAAAGATGTAATCCTAATACTTATAATCTGATAAGACGGGTTGGTACCTCTAATACAGGTGGAAAACCGGTTTTAAATTGTGTAGCCGATTGGACAGTTACATTTGATACTACAGATAATGATTTAAGCACAAATGACAAGATTAGAACAAATTTAAAAGCCATAAATGTTTATATACTTGTTCAGGAAGGAAAATATGATAGAGAGTATACATTTAAACCAGATACATCTGATAACTCCGGTAGTTATATGTTAACAGATGACGGTCAAGCTTTAAAACTTCCACAAGATTATCAGCATTACAGATGGAAGGTTTTAAAAATAAAAGTTAAACCAATGGATTTGTGAGGTAAAGATATGAAAAATAATGAAAAAGGTATAGCTTTAGTTACGGTTTTGGCTTTAAGTGTAGTGGCTTTATTGATAGTTGGTGCTTTAATTTATATGTTAATCAAGGGAACTTGGCTATCCGGAGCGGATAAAAGATATCATTCTGCCCTTGAAGCCGGTAAAGGTGCTGCAACTATTGTTATGAATAAATTATTAAATGGTGAAAATCTAAAATGTAATAAAAATAACTGTACTCCTTGTCCTACAACGGAAAATGACAATTGTAAAATTGATTTAGGCGTATCTGATTTTGGTGATTATAATGTAAATGTTTATCTTATTGATATGAAACCAACTCAAAACAGTGGAACAATTTACACTTTCAGAGTAAGAGCCAAGAACAAAAATAACCAATCTGAAAAAGCAGAAATAGAGTTTGTGTATAGGGTTTATTGATTTTCAGTTCCAATCATTGGGTCAGTGCAAGAGTTGAAAGAAAAATTATAATTTAATGTTTTATTCTGTCCTGTTATTTTAAATCCTTTAGTATTATTTTGACAGGTTATTTCTTCCATTTTAAGTTCTACACCTTTTGTTTTCCTTATAGTATCTTGATTTGTGCCATCTGTCAGTGCACATGTAGTTAAGTCTTCACTGCAGGGATTAGGATATAAATTTGGAGTGGTTTTATATGTGGTTTCAAATAAAATAATACTTTCTATTAAATTCCTTACATCACTTTTTACCTGAATTTTATAAGCGGATTCTTTATATTTTAGATAATAAGGTATTGAGATACCAACAAGAACACCTATTATTGCAATAACAACAAGTAATTCTATGAGAGTAAATCCTTTTTTATTCATTTTAAAACCTCATAAATCACCAAATCCGGAAAATCATCAAAAACAATTTTAAAGTTTGTAAAACTATCTTTAAATATTAACATTCTATTTAAAATAGAATTTTTAATTTTTCTATTTCCAATTAAGATATAAAGTTCATTTCTATCTTTTATTATTTCTAACATTCTATCGTAAGGATAATTTTCATTTTGATATATAACTTTTCTTGTAGAGTTATCTCTATTTATAAAAATTACTTCCTTATATGGTGGATTATTTTTTAATGATTGTCTTGCCCATGTTAATTCTTCATTTTCTTTTTGTAATTTAAATAAACCACAATCATAAAAACCTATTTTATTATCACATTTTTCAAATACAGAAACAGAGGCAACATCTTTATCATATAAATTTAGACCAAAAGTCCCTAAATTATGAATGATAGATTTTTGCATAATATCTCCAAACAAAACAACATATACCGGTTGTTTTAAAGGTTTATCATACAAGTATGCCTTATCTTTTAATAACCAAGTATCTTTTAAACTTTTCAAATTTAGACCATAATCTTTATAAAGATTATTTGTAATAAATGCAATTAGATTTCGTGATTTGTTTTCATCATCTATTATAATAGAATGGGCAAAAAAATAGTTTTTTATAGGATTGAAATTCCCATTATCTACATATACACCTTTATTTAAAGCATAACTTAAAATATAACCATAATCCCACCAACTCCAAAGATAAGCATTCTCTTTCAAAGAAGATTTTACAATCTTAAAATCTTCCCATATTTTATTTTTTAAAAGAGGTTTTGGGTCTGCATAAATTCTTTGTGCCGGAAAAGAAAAAAACAATACTAAGAATAAAGAGAATACATAAAATATATTTTTAAAATTAGAATATCTCTTAACTCCAATCTCATATAATAAATAGAATATATATCCAAGCCCCATACCTATAAAAGGAGCTAAATACATAACAAATCTATTTCCTGCCCAAAAAGAAGTTATACCTATTATAAGTATAGGCAAAGAAATTATCATATATCTAAAATTTTTATAAAAAAACAAAAACAATCCAATAAAAGATAATATAACCGTATAAATGTTATCTGTTGTATATGCAATTAATTGATTAAAATCAATAGGCATCAATTCAGTGATATTTGCCATCAATGAAATAGGTATTATTTGGCTACTTTGTTTTAAAACATATACATCTATATATCCTTTTATATATCTTCTGATGCTATCAATTAAAAATAAAGGATTTGTTAAAAGGATAAATAATGATACTTTATAGAGTATACTTTTTAAGTTTTCTTTATTTATCAGAAATCCTAATAGTAATGATAATAAAAAGAAAAAAGAAAATATAGGTTTATTATACCACCACATAAAAAGATTAAAAATAATTGAAGATACAACTATCCAAAAGTAGGATTTTTCTCTATCGTATACTGCTTTTGTAATGAAGATAAATATAAGAAAAACAAAAAATAAAATTAAACTATCTGTATCAAATCTTCCAAGCATTGTTCTATTAAAATAGATAAGATTAAAAATTCCAAGTATCGCTCCACCAA
This Venenivibrio stagnispumantis DNA region includes the following protein-coding sequences:
- the feoB gene encoding ferrous iron transport protein B produces the protein MDNIIRVAIAGNPNVGKTALLNAIAGTNLKVGNWAGVTVEKKEAVIDYKSYKIEFVDLPGVYSLSNKVAEEKIAIDFLIKEKPDIILNVVDSTNLERNLYLTIQLLELEIPLIIALNIWDEAVEKGYEIDYKKLEKLLCVKAIPTSAKENLGITEILDSIIQIYQNKNFIQCEHFETDIEEYLKKIIEVVEKYQPVLLSLYPKRYLAIALLENNLDIEINPNIKEFVAKIRKDLEKIYGKEIDIIIVEERYSIVISVYEQVVKKKREDKVDITFTLDKIFLHKYLGIPIFLFLLWLVFEITFTFSSPFVDWFDNVLSNVISVWAISLLDYVGASEFIKSFVTQAVIGGVGFVIAFVPVLFVLYILIAILEGTGYMARAAFLMDRFMSIVGLSGKSFIPLIIGFGCNVPAVYSTRTIESPKEKILTILMIPFMSCGARLTVYTFFVSLFFREYGSLVLLSLYLLGVFMAVIVAFILNKFMFKTYTETFILELPPYRFPTLKYIFLNTWIKTKSFILEAGTFIFATSIVVWFLLNTPFGEKNKENTIFGTISKTIAPVFEPMGFGNWQSAGALLSGFVAKEVVLSTMGNIYAPELAEQEENKKLSFTEGVKEIAVSFLDANIQLFKNILSTFKLIKPEEEKEENITLSSIVKNSFTPLSAYAFLVFLLLYTPCLATIFAIKQETDSFKWAFFSIFISLTTAWITSFIVYNIGKLMF
- a CDS encoding FeoA family protein, with the protein product MSEKRLADVEEGKKVVIKDIVCDGCMKKRLYELGLIPGQKVEVLQNGLFGGPIKIKVKDYCLALRRKEAKNIVIEEDNG
- a CDS encoding response regulator transcription factor — its product is MKILLIEDDLILGESVKEYLELNDIEVVWIYDDRQFKDVLKFNQFDVMVIDLMLRYNKGEDIIEWIRDNNINTPILVLTAKNSIESKEECFNKGADDYLVKPFEPKELLLRLKALSKRKKIEQLIKIGDILVDLDNKIIKKQNEEIKISKTAWKILYLLISRRGEIVDTETILNYVWGDKAVGDEIVRAYIKELRKILPPDSIQTYKGRGYRLV
- a CDS encoding pilus assembly protein; amino-acid sequence: MLRFRILILLLFITFGISIAGSMQNYCQLPTYMSTQVSPNVLIIVDKSGSMSWAAYYKTWSNSNKVSEIGSYNSNTTYEGYFVPNKVYEKVNGVWQETTKSENCNLTLNSNYYWYYRQYYNYYSISGTCSGNKLNFALMARIDLLRWAMTGGRPQGCSNFTDQNCDPDLACTGTTCTLELDNKKLVQVPKDRVKGVIQSLEEKKTKPRLGVMFFDTTPYSDKVYIGDYPNGENADKDHPYTYTKRAINYVSPSGDTGTGPAMWEAYDYFKQLNEHNITNGFDIQSGTYKDPIYVCDYQGQNCKPAPCAKNFVILLSDGQWNTGINGNTSCSIEDGYENNSTDPVVPAYWMHKKLGRTYGNYNIYVDSVYTVGLFLGGTGEKSLKNVAMYGSFDPSKDWPDNLSGYSQNTCGPVDDCCTGSNCGKGSACTDLPASSPDWDKDGNGIPDTFYSANNAQEMKDSLSSAFESILNKVSSSSTVGVLTGGKGDNGALVEQVVFYPEKYFGNNYKVKWISKLITLWDYKSSLASNIREDTNSNFKLDLTGDKAISYDLDNNGNLVIKKCSVYADGSTNTSDCQTYTGDIGKNNINYLIDVGEKLKDRSYSDRKIYSIDENGNFKLFTSSNASSFDTLLGTNTSEFPSCLKDTNGNIKYGDLIDYILGKQIYGCRNRKVDDNGNTWKLADIMNSSPQIVHYDNYDVVYVASNDGILHAFKLGKYESLNQTDQVAQLTGDNIGKELWGFIPKNALPYLRYLADPNYCHIYLNDLTPYIFNSISGKKILIGGFRLGGGCGYNCSGDQSSCSNPVNPPSDTCTSSSCVGLSSYYALDITDPENPKFLWEFTYKDLGFAYSGPGLIRTKENGVDKEYIIFASGMHNYSAQFANGANNETDRELKIYVLDSNTGQLERTIYTGIQKAFSGRIFSEGLDFDGDGYTDYIAFGYTQQSGSNTSFKGGIILLGGKKINNNLYPFKNASSVSDWSFNNYTSFKIDDKNTVDINPVTTKVEFMKCFDRWYIYFGTGRWFKKDDDWEVNRNTLFGVPFDIKSDNNGQYIDFITTTQNVTDESNVSNICTSSSSIGWYINLDPADSNTYSLKEKNLSDPVVTTQNLIIFTTTKPNGDLCGFGGNTRVWTLNCATGGLPSGCRGDLYQVSNVAGTLLLQLSGSNIQEINIANIADTGRVSNWYKGTPPEGASPFIQYGNRRGEIILWIEK
- a CDS encoding prepilin-type N-terminal cleavage/methylation domain-containing protein; this translates as MDRKINGFSLIELLVVIAIMTIILSIGIPNFFRWIETYRIESDTKNIYAFIQQARMKAFTEKIKLDIVLENSNTPNRLCLKCDSSDDDCKNEYGTNYIQCIDLKRPFNGNQVNISKRGTLNGGPVYFSSQNDSEYDCVRVSDIRVKMEKCNGNP
- a CDS encoding type IV pilus modification PilV family protein, whose amino-acid sequence is MEILKNNKGFTLIESLVALVILAIVLLGLLTGLMVAIDMNTRNILRDEAVKIADKYAEICKNDITKCTSSTEERQFRNFKEQYNIDITIDIPTVTNVKIVTINVTWQYRGKNYSHTTKTAVGGT
- a CDS encoding prepilin-type N-terminal cleavage/methylation domain-containing protein; this translates as MNNKGLTLTELLVTIIIIIVVLGAAYLTYIKILKGFKQESEKTATQIENIVGLEMLRLDLEHIGYGIPKDENNLIIEWKDDPDKTKRSLTLRMTLNNTNQKTRGYLISQCNSSNKLNITYDGREDKSNNYVVLIKAEDRSFVDKAADISNISCESDKVYIAFPIRDEVYNGTSNACSVSYCEKITYKLSEETNKNNEDSVKRCNPNTYNLIRRVGTSNTGGKPVLNCVADWTVTFDTTDNDLSTNDKIRTNLKAINVYILVQEGKYDREYTFKPDTSDNSGSYMLTDDGQALKLPQDYQHYRWKVLKIKVKPMDL
- a CDS encoding type II secretion system protein, which produces MNKKGFTLIELLVVIAIIGVLVGISIPYYLKYKESAYKIQVKSDVRNLIESIILFETTYKTTPNLYPNPCSEDLTTCALTDGTNQDTIRKTKGVELKMEEITCQNNTKGFKITGQNKTLNYNFSFNSCTDPMIGTENQ